ATGATGACAGAGTTATGGGGATCGGAAGCCCCGGAGGAAACCGAATTCCACCTGTTATGGCACAAGTGTTAGCCAGGCATTTCTATTTTGATGAATCACTGGAGGACGCTGTAGAAGCTAAGCGGTTCTTTGGACAAGATGAAAACCTGTATATAGAGGACGGTTTTAATGATGAAACGCTGGTAGATGTGATAAAAAAAGGGTACCAGCATGAAACAAGGACTTTGCCGGTCTACTTCGGAGGGATTCAAGCCCTCGACTTAAATAAAGAAGACGGTACGATTAATGGAATTGCTGATGAACGACGAGAAGGATTTTGGGATGCAAAAAATAAAGATAAATGGAAAGATTATGTAGAAATTGCACTTGGGCTTTTCTTCATATTGGGGGTTATTTTTCCGTTACTTCATTTAGTCCATTGTTTACCCTGGTTTCGAACAAAAGATGAAGGGGTGCAGCGAAAACTGGAAAAAGAAAAGGGAATTAGTATACTAGTCCCCTGTTACAATGAAGAAGGAATTATTGAGACGTCCCTTGAAAATATGAAATCATTATCGTATTCAAAGTTTGAGGTTGTTTATATCAATGACGGTTCAACGGATCGAACCATGTATCTTTTGAACAAGTTTTTAAAGTTGAAACCGAGTTCTAGATCTCCGCTCAAAAAATTAAAGCATAAATGGGTGAAAAATGTTTATCAATCTGAGCTGTATCCGCATATATACGTTATAGATAAATCAAATGGAGGAAAAGCGGATGCGTTAAATGCGGGTATTGAATACGCTGGCGAGAGTTTGGTTGTCACGTTGGACGCTGATACCGTTTTGACAGAACGTGCCTTGCCAAAGGTTAATGAAACATTTGAAGATAAAGATGTTGTTGCTGCAGGTGGAATGGTGCATGTATTGCAAACCAAAACATCTAAACCTTTGAGCCGTCTGTCTTTACTTCATACAAACATACTATTACGTTTACAGATGTTTGATTTTCTAAAAGCATTCTATATTACAAAAATATCATTGGCACGCTTTCATGCTTTAGCGATCATATCAGGAGCGTTCGGTATTTTTAGAAAACAAGCACTTATTGACGTAGGAGGGTATCGATCAACGGTAGGAGAAGACATTGACATTACATTAAAGATGCATGAGTACATATCCAAACATGTCAACAAAAAAGTTGTTCATATAAAGGAAGCCATTTCTTATACAGAGCTGCCTGAAACCTTTAAGGATTTTTTCAAACAACGCGTACGCTGGCAAAAAGCGTACATTGATTGTGTCGTCCATTTTGGGTCTTTCTTTTCGAAAACTTTATTTACGAAAGCAGTCTCGTTTTTCTATATCATGGAATCATTTTTAATAGGGATCGTCTCTGCTTTTGTTATGACAGTCTTTTTTGTATTTTACGCTATCTATAATCCGCCTGATTCCTATTTATACTATACTTTATTCTATTTGTCCTACCTTTTTGTATTTGGTGCTGTGTATGATTTAGCAGCGATTGGGTTGAATAGGTATTACGGATTTAAGTTTCAAAAGAAGGATATGTATTCATTATTTACAACCATTCTTTTAGATGTGTTTGTCTATCGTTTTGTTCTTATGTATGTGGTAATATACGGAACGATTAATTATTTCTTTAACAAAGATTGGAATAAAGTTTCTCGAACAGGCAGAGATTATAAAACGGATTCTGAACGTGCAGCATAGTTTGGTAGCTATTTATTTGTAACAACAAAATGCTCAATTCTTTTTGGGATTTTACGGCATTAATGTTTCTCTAGTTGGGATAGATGAGAAATGAAATGCTAGGAGGTACCATAATGGAAACGGAAAAGAGAAAGAAAATAGTACTTTTTATTATAGTAACAATTGGAGTATTAGTTATGGGTGGAGGGGGTTACATCTGGCAAGCAGTAGC
This DNA window, taken from Alteribacillus bidgolensis, encodes the following:
- a CDS encoding gamma-glutamyltransferase yields the protein MLKKLLSLCLILNGFVLGPSSVSSEESAQTNSDDTYDNYGVSASHPEAVEVGMEVLENGGNAVDAAIAVSYALGVVEPFGSGIGGGGEMLLLPPDEKEPIVYDYRVTAPSDEEQGDKVSGVPSLVKGLEKIHQDHGLTPFEHLVSPAISLAEDGFEVDYLLWERLTAASFRLPVKDMPHFFPDGEAIEPGETLKQQELAETLTKIKENGPSAFYDGEISKQVTEAVPYLDEEELEGYEVNITEPVKGELQEGTIYSGSPPLAGVSVVQSLLLAEKLNIAETKGEEGQFTHLMTEISKATKHDRITKVGDPSFSDVDVDELTSDEHIDNLAEQISPSNPSRETGNDEEHVDDEHTDTTHFVIVDPDGMVVSATNTLSNFFGSGEYTAGFFMNNSIEYFSENSESPNRYEPGKRSRSLTAPSIYMNDDRVMGIGSPGGNRIPPVMAQVLARHFYFDESLEDAVEAKRFFGQDENLYIEDGFNDETLVDVIKKGYQHETRTLPVYFGGIQALDLNKEDGTINGIADERREGFWDAKNKDKWKDYVEIALGLFFILGVIFPLLHLVHCLPWFRTKDEGVQRKLEKEKGISILVPCYNEEGIIETSLENMKSLSYSKFEVVYINDGSTDRTMYLLNKFLKLKPSSRSPLKKLKHKWVKNVYQSELYPHIYVIDKSNGGKADALNAGIEYAGESLVVTLDADTVLTERALPKVNETFEDKDVVAAGGMVHVLQTKTSKPLSRLSLLHTNILLRLQMFDFLKAFYITKISLARFHALAIISGAFGIFRKQALIDVGGYRSTVGEDIDITLKMHEYISKHVNKKVVHIKEAISYTELPETFKDFFKQRVRWQKAYIDCVVHFGSFFSKTLFTKAVSFFYIMESFLIGIVSAFVMTVFFVFYAIYNPPDSYLYYTLFYLSYLFVFGAVYDLAAIGLNRYYGFKFQKKDMYSLFTTILLDVFVYRFVLMYVVIYGTINYFFNKDWNKVSRTGRDYKTDSERAA